From the Streptococcus sanguinis genome, the window GGTGCTGCATTTTGATTTACCAGAAGAGCGGGATGAAGAGAAATTGCGTTTCGCCTTGGATACCCAGACGCCGGAAGATATTGATTTTATCAGTGTGGAGCAGGTGTCGGACGATTTTCATTCTCGCTACAATAAGCACAGCAAAACCTATGAATTTTTGGTGGACATCGGCCGGCCTAAAAATCCTATGATGCGCCATTATGCCACGCATTATCCATATCCTTTGGAGCTGGGTCTGATAGAAGAAGCGATTGCTCAGCTGGAGGGGACGCATGATTTTACAGGCTTTACAGCTTCTGGGACCAGTGTGGAAGACAAGGTTCGGACCATCACCGAGGCTAAGGTTCGCTATGATGCAGAGCGGAATTTTCTAGTCTTTACTTTTTTGGGCAATGGTTTTCTCTACAAGCAAATCCGCAATATGGTCGGTACCTTGCTCAAGATTGGCAACAAGCGCATGCCGGTGGAGCAAGTTCAGAGGATTTTAGCGGAGAAAGATCGCCATCTGGCAGGACCAACAGCTGGTCCAAACGGCCTCTATCTAAAGGAGATTCGTTATGAAGAATAAGTTGATTTTAGCCCTTTCGGGCAATGATATTTTCAGCGGCGGCGGACTGCACGCTGATTTGGCTACCTATACAGTCAACGGTTTGCATGGTTTCGTAGCTGTGACTTGCCTGACGGCGATGACTACCAAGGGATTTGAGGTCATTCCAATTGAGGAAGAGATTTTTTCCCAGCAGTTAGCTAGTCTCAAGGATGTTCCTTTTTCTGCTATTAAGATAGGACTTTTACCCAATCTGGAAATAGCAGAGCAGGCATTGGCTTTTGTCAAGCAGCATGCGGATATACCAGTAGTTCTGGATCCTGTTCTGGTCTGCAAGGAAAATCATGACTTGGAAGTCAGTGCACTTAGAGAAGAAATCATCAAGTTTTTCCCTTATGTCAGCATCATCACGCCAAATCTGGCAGAAGCTCAGCTATTGACCCAAAAAGAAATCAAAACTCTGGAGGATATGCGGGCTGTAGCCAAGGAGCTCTATGATTTGGGAGCTAAGCATGTGGTGATTAAGGGCGGCAATCGCTTAAGCAAGGAGCGAGCGGTGGATGTTTACTATGACGGACGCGATTTTGAGGTCATGGAATCGCCAGTGCTGGCGAGCAACAATACCGGAGCGGGTTGCACATTTGCTTCCAGCATTGCCAGTCAGCTGCTTCTAGGCAAGTCTCCGCTTGCAGCAGTTCAAATTTCTAAAGATTTTGTTTACCGAGCGATTCAGCGCTCAGATCAATATGGGGTAGTTCAGTATGAGAAATCATCAAGTTAAAAAATTAGTTATCTTAGCTTTCATCACAGCACTGTCTGTGGTTTTGGGAAATTTTTTAAAAATCCCAACTCCGACAGGCTTTTTGACGCTGCTGGATGCAGGGATTTATTTTACAGCTTTCTACTTTGGCCGCAAGGAAGCGGCTATTGTCGGAGGCCTTTCAGGCTTTTTGATTGATATGATTGCCGGCTATCCCCAATGGATGATTTTCAGTCTTATTTGCCACGGACTTCAAGGGTTTTTTGCTGGCTTTGAGGGCAAGAGTCGCTATCTTGGTCTGGTCTTGGCTGCAGTAGCTATGGTCGGTGGCTATGCCCTCTTTGGTAGTATTATGAATGGTGTCGGGGCTGCCCTAGCCGAAATCTCAAGTAATTTTATGCAGAATGCATTTGGTTTAGCAGTTGGATTTGCTCTTTACAAAGCTTTCCCGGAGAGTTTGAAAAAGGCAGTCGCAGTGAAATAAACGAGGTGAGACATGGACTTAGCTAAGATTGGAGCAGACACTCGTCAGATTGTTCTAGATGTTTTGGACAAGGCTGCCTTGGTTGAGGGAGATATTTTTGTTTTGGGTTTATCCTCTAGTGAGGTTGTCGGAGGCCATATCGGTCAGAATTCTAGTCTGGAAGTCGGACAGGTCATTGTCAAAACCATACTGGATATCTTAGAAGAGAAGGGGATCTTTCTAGCAGTTCAGGGATGTGAGCATCTCAATCGCGCCCTCGTAGTCGAAAGAGCCTTGGCGAACAAGAAGGATTTGGGAATTGTTAATGTTCTGCCTACTCTTCATGCTGGAGGCAGCGGTCAGCTAGCGGCTTTTCAATACATGAAGGATCCTGTTGAGATAGAGTTCATTGTCGCTCAGGCAGGGCTGGATATTGGCGATACTGCTATCGGTATGCATGTCAAGCATGTGCAGATTCCTATTCGACCGATTCTCAAGGAATTGGGAGCTGCCCATGTCACAGCTTTAGCCAGTCGTCCCAAGCTAATTGGCGGCGCCAGATCGGCCTATACAGAGGATAAGATTAGGAAGGGATAAAAGGAAAAATAATTTTGAAAAAAACTCTAATTATGCTATAATGGGTTGTATTCAATAAATTTTAAGGAGAAATGACAGAATGTCTGTATCATTTGAAAACAAAGAAACAAATCGCGGTCTTTTGACTTTTAGCATCAGTCAAGAGAAAATCAAGCCAGCCTTGGACCGTGTATTTAAGTCAGTAAAAAAAGATATTGCTGTACCAGGTTTCCGTAAAGGCCGCCTTCCACGTGCTATCTTCAACCAACGTTTTGGTGAAGAAGCCCTCTACCAAGATGCTTTGAACGCTCTTCTTCCAGAAGCATACGAAGCGGCTGTCAAAGAGGCAGGTATCGAAGTAGTTGCTCAGCCTCAGTTTGATGTTGAGTCTATGGAAAAAGGTCAAGACTGGGTCATCAAAGCTGAAGTAGTCACTAAGCCAGAAGTTAAGCTGGGTGCTTACAAAGACTTGGAAGTAACTGTTGAAGCTACTAAAGAAGTGACTGACGCTGAAGTAGATGAGCGCATTGAGCGTGAGCGTAACAACTTGGCTGAGTTGGTTCTCAAAGAAGGTCCAGCAGCTGACGGTGATACAGTTGTGATTGACTTTGTTGGATCTGTTGACGGTGTTGAATTTGACGGCGGCAAGGGTGACAACTTCTCGCTTGGCTTGGGCAGCGGCCAATTCATCCCAGGATTTGAAGGGCAGTTGGTTGGCCACAGTGCGGGTGAAACAGTGGATGTTGTCGTAACCTTCCCAGAAGACTACCAAGCAGAAGACTTGGCAGGCAAGGAAGCTAAGTTTGTAACAACTATTCACGAAGTTAAAGAAAAAGAAGTTCCAGCATTGGACGATGAACTTGCAAAAGATATCGACGAAGAAGTGGAAACTCTTGACGAGCTGAAAGAAAAGTACCGCAAAGAACTGTCAGAAGCTAAGGAAACAGCTTATAAGGATGCGATAGAAGCAGCAGCTATTGATCAAGCAGTAGCAAATGCTGAAATCGTTGACTTGCCAGCAGAAATGGTCCACGAAGAAGTACACCGCGCTGTTAATGAATTCTTGGGCAATATGCAGCGCCAAGGAATCTCACCTGACATGTACTTCCAAATCACTGGTACTACTCAGGAAGACCTACACAAGCAATACGAAGCAGATGCTGAGTCACGCACTAAGACAAACCTTGTCGTAGAAGCTGTTGCTAAGGCAGAAGGTTTTGAAGCTAGCGCAGAAGAAATCGAAGCAGAAGTAACTTCATTGGCTACAGACTACAACATGGAAGTGGAACGTGTTCGCCAATTGCTTTCAGAAGATATGCTGAAACACGACATTGCTATCAAGAAAGCTGTTGAAGTGATTACAAGCACTGCGAAAGTGAAATAAAGATGAAAGAGGCAAGATATGATTCTTGCCTCCTTTTTTTAGAAAACAAGAGGCAAATCTGCTATAATAATAGTATATAGTTGAAAGGAAAGCTGGCTCTGTCGCTAGTCCATAGAACTCGTGAAGGAGGTCGAGCATGAAAAGCAGTAAAAAATCTTATCTGAAGCTAAGCTTGCTTCTTATCTTTTTTATTTTCTATTGGCTAATAGTCAATCTTTTATTTCATAATACAGGGCTTTTTTGGCTCCTTTTATTAGCTGGCATTGCCATGACCGTAATTGCTAAGAACTACCGCAAACTTTCAAAAAGGGACTGGATAACAGCTATTATTCTGGGATTTTTAGCGGTCTTCTCGAATCCTATTTTTGCTGCTTTGACTGTCCTGACTTATCTGGCTAGCAGTCTTTTATTGAAGGAAAAGGAAAAATTCAGCACTCTTTTAAAACTTGATAGTCCGAAACAAGCAGCTCTTGCTTTGATTTTGGGACTTCTTGTGGGATTTGTGCTGGGGTTTTTAAATCTCGCTTCGGCCCA encodes:
- the truA gene encoding tRNA pseudouridine(38-40) synthase TruA; this translates as MTRYKAIISYDGYGFAGFQRQPHARSVQEEIEKTLTRINKGQPVVIHGAGRTDSGVHALGQVLHFDLPEERDEEKLRFALDTQTPEDIDFISVEQVSDDFHSRYNKHSKTYEFLVDIGRPKNPMMRHYATHYPYPLELGLIEEAIAQLEGTHDFTGFTASGTSVEDKVRTITEAKVRYDAERNFLVFTFLGNGFLYKQIRNMVGTLLKIGNKRMPVEQVQRILAEKDRHLAGPTAGPNGLYLKEIRYEE
- a CDS encoding bifunctional hydroxymethylpyrimidine kinase/phosphomethylpyrimidine kinase: MKNKLILALSGNDIFSGGGLHADLATYTVNGLHGFVAVTCLTAMTTKGFEVIPIEEEIFSQQLASLKDVPFSAIKIGLLPNLEIAEQALAFVKQHADIPVVLDPVLVCKENHDLEVSALREEIIKFFPYVSIITPNLAEAQLLTQKEIKTLEDMRAVAKELYDLGAKHVVIKGGNRLSKERAVDVYYDGRDFEVMESPVLASNNTGAGCTFASSIASQLLLGKSPLAAVQISKDFVYRAIQRSDQYGVVQYEKSSS
- a CDS encoding ECF transporter S component produces the protein MRNHQVKKLVILAFITALSVVLGNFLKIPTPTGFLTLLDAGIYFTAFYFGRKEAAIVGGLSGFLIDMIAGYPQWMIFSLICHGLQGFFAGFEGKSRYLGLVLAAVAMVGGYALFGSIMNGVGAALAEISSNFMQNAFGLAVGFALYKAFPESLKKAVAVK
- a CDS encoding TIGR01440 family protein, coding for MDLAKIGADTRQIVLDVLDKAALVEGDIFVLGLSSSEVVGGHIGQNSSLEVGQVIVKTILDILEEKGIFLAVQGCEHLNRALVVERALANKKDLGIVNVLPTLHAGGSGQLAAFQYMKDPVEIEFIVAQAGLDIGDTAIGMHVKHVQIPIRPILKELGAAHVTALASRPKLIGGARSAYTEDKIRKG
- the tig gene encoding trigger factor; amino-acid sequence: MSVSFENKETNRGLLTFSISQEKIKPALDRVFKSVKKDIAVPGFRKGRLPRAIFNQRFGEEALYQDALNALLPEAYEAAVKEAGIEVVAQPQFDVESMEKGQDWVIKAEVVTKPEVKLGAYKDLEVTVEATKEVTDAEVDERIERERNNLAELVLKEGPAADGDTVVIDFVGSVDGVEFDGGKGDNFSLGLGSGQFIPGFEGQLVGHSAGETVDVVVTFPEDYQAEDLAGKEAKFVTTIHEVKEKEVPALDDELAKDIDEEVETLDELKEKYRKELSEAKETAYKDAIEAAAIDQAVANAEIVDLPAEMVHEEVHRAVNEFLGNMQRQGISPDMYFQITGTTQEDLHKQYEADAESRTKTNLVVEAVAKAEGFEASAEEIEAEVTSLATDYNMEVERVRQLLSEDMLKHDIAIKKAVEVITSTAKVK
- a CDS encoding CPBP family glutamic-type intramembrane protease, with amino-acid sequence MKSSKKSYLKLSLLLIFFIFYWLIVNLLFHNTGLFWLLLLAGIAMTVIAKNYRKLSKRDWITAIILGFLAVFSNPIFAALTVLTYLASSLLLKEKEKFSTLLKLDSPKQAALALILGLLVGFVLGFLNLASAHKPISLPGSFPIQAVLDALRAGVFEEVAFRLFFFAIIFYLTKKDTFSKMENMLVYGILTLPHTLIHFSLEKFDIGSVVILSLVFGLPFAFLLRKQGLYSAIIAHAVVDLLRFVFLGI